A window from Cellulomonas sp. C5510 encodes these proteins:
- a CDS encoding MDR family MFS transporter, whose product MSTSPSPRAEQPAAPTEQVMPILTHRQILIVLVGLMLGMLVSALSQTIVATALPTIVGELGGQDQLAWVVSATLLTSTASTPIWGKLSDLYGRKIMFQSAIGIFLVSSLAAGFAQNMGQLVGFRAVMGIGVGGLMALSQAIIGDVVTPRQRGRYQGYIGSVFGLATVAGPLLGGFLVEHLSWRWTFWVGIPVGIVALVVTERVLKLPFPRRQHAIDWLGAFFIVAGISALLLMLSLGGKEFAWNSVWTYGLAAVALVMLALTVWQERRTAEPIMPPRLFANHTFVITSLAGFVVGVAMFGAIIFLPQYLQIVKGQSPTASGLLTLPLMVGLLITSIGSGRLITRTGRYKMFPVAGLLVAAGGLALMSRLSVDTPLWLAGVFMFITGAGIGMVMQVLVLATQNAVPHADLGVATSGATFFRSLGGAMGVAVFGALLTYRLRDTIPAELKAAGFPADQMPPGAATLGSPEQIADLPDPIHLAVTTGFAEALQTTFLAAVPFALLGFVILLFLREAPLRHARGHTSGEDVAATFETSIDPDAHLTDDEDAPRPDGPLPPGAARRH is encoded by the coding sequence ATGAGCACCTCACCGTCGCCCCGAGCCGAGCAGCCCGCGGCGCCGACCGAGCAGGTGATGCCGATCCTGACGCACCGGCAGATCCTCATCGTGTTGGTGGGTCTGATGCTGGGCATGCTGGTCTCCGCCTTGTCCCAGACGATCGTGGCCACCGCGCTGCCCACGATCGTCGGGGAGCTCGGTGGTCAGGACCAGCTGGCCTGGGTCGTGTCTGCCACGTTGTTGACCTCGACCGCGTCCACCCCCATCTGGGGCAAGCTCTCGGACCTGTACGGCCGCAAGATCATGTTCCAGTCAGCGATCGGGATCTTCCTGGTCTCGTCCCTTGCCGCCGGGTTTGCCCAGAACATGGGGCAGCTGGTCGGCTTCCGCGCTGTGATGGGAATCGGCGTGGGAGGGCTGATGGCACTCTCCCAGGCGATCATCGGAGACGTCGTCACACCCCGGCAACGTGGCCGCTACCAGGGCTACATCGGCTCGGTCTTCGGCCTGGCTACCGTCGCCGGGCCCTTGCTCGGCGGCTTCCTGGTCGAGCACCTGTCGTGGCGGTGGACTTTCTGGGTCGGGATCCCTGTCGGCATCGTCGCCCTCGTGGTGACCGAACGCGTGCTGAAGCTGCCGTTCCCCCGCCGCCAGCACGCGATCGACTGGCTGGGAGCGTTCTTCATCGTCGCCGGGATCAGCGCGCTGCTGCTGATGCTCTCCCTCGGTGGCAAGGAGTTCGCCTGGAACTCGGTCTGGACCTATGGCCTGGCCGCGGTGGCGCTGGTGATGCTCGCGCTCACGGTCTGGCAGGAACGCCGGACGGCCGAGCCGATCATGCCTCCTCGGCTGTTCGCCAACCACACGTTCGTCATCACCAGCCTGGCCGGCTTTGTGGTCGGGGTCGCCATGTTCGGCGCCATCATCTTCCTGCCTCAGTACCTACAGATCGTCAAGGGCCAGTCTCCCACCGCCTCCGGCCTGCTGACCCTTCCGTTGATGGTCGGACTGCTGATCACCTCGATTGGGTCAGGACGCCTGATCACCCGCACCGGCCGCTACAAGATGTTCCCCGTCGCCGGTCTGCTGGTCGCCGCCGGTGGGCTGGCGCTGATGAGCCGACTGTCGGTGGACACCCCGCTCTGGCTCGCCGGGGTCTTCATGTTCATCACCGGCGCCGGCATCGGCATGGTGATGCAGGTCCTGGTCCTGGCGACCCAGAACGCGGTGCCCCATGCCGACCTCGGTGTGGCCACTTCCGGGGCGACCTTCTTCCGTTCCCTCGGTGGCGCGATGGGTGTGGCAGTCTTTGGCGCGCTGCTCACCTACCGGCTCCGAGACACCATCCCTGCGGAGCTGAAGGCAGCAGGCTTCCCCGCCGACCAGATGCCCCCTGGGGCTGCCACTCTGGGTAGTCCCGAACAGATCGCCGACCTGCCGGACCCCATCCACCTCGCGGTCACCACCGGGTTCGCCGAGGCCCTGCAGACCACGTTCCTGGCCGCCGTACCATTCGCGCTGCTTGGGTTCGTCATCCTGCTCTTCCTCCGCGAAGCCCCGCTGCGACACGCCCGGGGGCACACCTCGGGCGAGGACGTCGCCGCTACGTTCGAGACCTCGATCGACCCCGACGCGCATCTGACCGACGACGAAGACGCGCCTCGCCCGGACGGTCCTCTGCCGCCGGGTGCTGCCCGCCGTCATTAG
- a CDS encoding MarR family winged helix-turn-helix transcriptional regulator, which produces MQLVESTADLASVESIEQELTLLVRRAQKVYLRGAPAAQVVERAAYGILAWLHDMGPLRPGALAAHFHLDASTISRQVTSLEQAGLVAREPDAEDRRACRLRLTEHGQEVLTATRAERRGVVRGLLQSWSREDLANFASLLAAFNAGLDHQLSQSTREESQP; this is translated from the coding sequence ATGCAACTAGTTGAGTCGACGGCCGACCTTGCCTCGGTGGAGTCGATCGAGCAGGAGCTGACCTTGCTGGTGCGTCGGGCCCAGAAGGTGTACCTGCGCGGGGCCCCGGCGGCGCAGGTCGTGGAACGGGCGGCCTATGGGATTCTCGCGTGGCTCCACGACATGGGCCCGCTGCGCCCCGGCGCTCTGGCGGCCCACTTCCACCTGGATGCCTCCACGATCAGCCGCCAGGTCACCTCTCTGGAGCAGGCCGGCCTGGTCGCGCGCGAGCCCGACGCCGAGGACCGACGTGCCTGCCGGCTGCGGCTCACCGAGCACGGTCAGGAGGTGTTGACCGCGACGCGGGCGGAACGGCGCGGCGTCGTCCGCGGGCTGCTGCAGTCCTGGTCTCGCGAGGACCTGGCGAACTTCGCGTCCCTGCTGGCCGCCTTCAACGCCGGCCTCGACCACCAGCTGAGCCAGTCCACCCGAGAAGAGAGTCAGCCATGA
- a CDS encoding site-specific integrase, with protein MAWVTKRKSASGSIRYQGRYRDPHGEKRTAGTFSTSREALKSAMKAEGKVADGTWIDPRGGAITFREYAEDVWLPSRHLEVSTRAGYSSYLRNHFVPFFGAMPLARIMPSTVQDWVSGAAARGLSPRSVAKYHVMLHSVFARAVRDRLIAFNPCEDTELPKVVTRRVRTLTPEEFAGVLAEIPDRFKPLVMTAIETGLRWGELVALRPRHVDFLRRTITVEETIVEVSRRDSPTGERMIVKPYPKDDEPRTLRVSQGLLDVLAARIAALGLARDDLLFPSRETAGGQPLSRATFNTRHWRPAVQRAGVDFDLRMHDLRHAHASWLLAGGADLKAVMERMGHSQIMTTQQYLHTLPEAQDEALAAFERIRTR; from the coding sequence ATGGCCTGGGTCACCAAGCGCAAGAGCGCCTCTGGTTCGATCCGCTACCAAGGGCGGTACCGCGACCCCCACGGCGAGAAGCGGACCGCCGGGACGTTCTCCACCAGTCGGGAGGCACTGAAGTCCGCCATGAAGGCGGAGGGGAAGGTCGCCGACGGGACGTGGATCGATCCCCGCGGCGGCGCCATCACATTCCGTGAGTATGCCGAGGACGTCTGGCTACCCTCCCGCCACCTCGAGGTCAGCACGCGCGCCGGGTACTCCTCATATCTCCGGAACCACTTCGTTCCGTTCTTCGGCGCGATGCCGCTCGCACGCATCATGCCCTCGACGGTGCAGGACTGGGTCAGCGGCGCCGCGGCTAGGGGCTTGTCGCCACGTTCCGTCGCCAAGTACCACGTGATGCTGCACTCGGTGTTCGCCCGGGCGGTTCGTGACCGGCTCATCGCCTTCAACCCCTGCGAGGACACCGAACTGCCGAAGGTCGTGACGAGGAGGGTCAGGACACTCACGCCCGAGGAGTTCGCGGGCGTGCTGGCCGAGATCCCGGACCGCTTCAAGCCGCTCGTCATGACCGCGATCGAGACGGGCCTGCGCTGGGGCGAGCTCGTCGCCCTCAGGCCGCGGCACGTGGACTTCCTCCGCCGGACGATCACCGTCGAGGAGACCATCGTCGAGGTCTCGCGGCGCGACTCGCCGACGGGTGAACGGATGATCGTCAAGCCCTACCCGAAGGACGACGAGCCGCGCACCCTTCGCGTCTCCCAAGGCCTCCTCGACGTCCTCGCTGCGCGGATAGCCGCGCTGGGCCTGGCCCGGGACGATCTGCTGTTTCCGTCGCGCGAGACGGCCGGCGGGCAGCCCTTGTCGCGTGCCACGTTCAACACACGCCACTGGAGGCCGGCGGTCCAGCGGGCCGGTGTCGACTTCGATCTGCGTATGCATGACCTTCGCCATGCACACGCCTCGTGGCTTCTGGCCGGCGGGGCGGACCTCAAGGCGGTCATGGAGCGCATGGGCCACTCGCAGATCATGACGACCCAGCAGTACCTTCACACGCTCCCGGAGGCGCAGGACGAGGCGCTCGCCGCCTTCGAGAGAATCCGTACGCGGTAG
- a CDS encoding helix-turn-helix domain-containing protein, whose amino-acid sequence MSATTQVHLSAPRGYRERPPEVLSVTVERDERLLLSVAEAARRLGIGRTLMYELLAAGQIQSVHVGRLHKVPARALDAYVARLTADGE is encoded by the coding sequence ATGTCCGCCACTACCCAGGTGCACCTGAGCGCGCCGCGCGGCTACCGGGAACGGCCGCCCGAGGTCCTTAGCGTGACCGTCGAGAGGGACGAGCGTTTGCTCCTCAGTGTTGCGGAGGCGGCGCGCAGGCTCGGCATCGGCCGGACGCTCATGTACGAGCTCCTCGCCGCTGGCCAGATCCAGTCGGTGCACGTCGGCCGGCTTCACAAGGTTCCAGCTCGTGCGCTGGACGCCTACGTCGCCCGGCTCACCGCGGACGGGGAATGA
- a CDS encoding TnsA endonuclease N-terminal domain-containing protein — MAFVLAGRLGVGADPLTLEALGQKLGVTRERVRQLQEKGLAQLARGSVRQGALRSLLSQMYARELAELTLEAQADHLSARLGGLFLARPQLVIEVVLRAGGVPKARARALALLAEERARSRAREERLHQKALASRERPDRVMRKWLADATWPATLGTPPSRAEMGRVREVQVTGRSGSFESAKLGRAVSFESHLEMRILLRLERSDLVAWYQEQPLAVAYRFDGEARRYFPDVFVALADGRGLLAEIKPLWQVALSVNRAKADAARQLAHERGWGWVTIAGTRTDRDLAERVVSAAAYETLSGALANGAVLRWRDVNELRRVAPVDNWDVAAFALQSGARLDLMPYRLSRPV, encoded by the coding sequence TTGGCGTTCGTCCTGGCTGGCCGGCTCGGAGTTGGCGCCGATCCGCTCACACTTGAAGCGCTGGGTCAGAAGCTGGGCGTAACGCGCGAACGTGTGCGCCAGCTCCAGGAGAAGGGGCTCGCGCAGCTCGCCCGCGGCTCAGTCCGGCAAGGCGCGCTCCGCTCCCTGCTCTCGCAGATGTATGCAAGAGAGCTCGCGGAGCTGACCTTGGAGGCGCAGGCAGATCATCTGTCGGCGCGCCTCGGCGGGCTCTTCCTGGCGCGCCCGCAACTGGTGATCGAAGTGGTGCTCCGCGCCGGTGGCGTACCGAAGGCACGTGCCCGCGCGCTGGCTCTCCTCGCGGAAGAGCGCGCGCGGTCACGCGCACGCGAGGAGCGACTGCATCAGAAGGCCCTGGCATCGCGGGAACGGCCCGACCGAGTCATGCGCAAGTGGTTGGCCGACGCCACCTGGCCGGCGACCCTCGGGACGCCGCCCTCTCGCGCAGAGATGGGGCGCGTGCGCGAGGTTCAGGTGACGGGACGCTCCGGCAGCTTCGAGTCGGCGAAGCTTGGCCGCGCCGTCAGCTTCGAGTCGCACCTGGAGATGCGCATCTTGCTGCGGCTCGAGCGCAGCGATCTCGTGGCGTGGTACCAAGAACAGCCGCTCGCGGTCGCGTACCGCTTCGATGGCGAGGCCCGTCGGTACTTTCCCGACGTCTTCGTGGCGTTGGCTGACGGGCGCGGACTGCTCGCGGAGATCAAGCCGCTGTGGCAGGTGGCACTAAGCGTGAACCGCGCCAAGGCGGATGCGGCTCGTCAGCTCGCTCATGAGCGGGGCTGGGGCTGGGTGACCATCGCCGGTACGCGCACAGACAGGGACCTCGCTGAGCGTGTCGTCAGCGCGGCCGCCTACGAGACGTTGTCGGGGGCCCTCGCCAACGGGGCGGTGCTCAGATGGCGTGATGTGAACGAACTACGCCGCGTTGCTCCCGTCGACAACTGGGACGTGGCAGCGTTCGCTCTGCAGTCGGGTGCACGCCTCGACCTCATGCCGTACCGGTTGAGCCGACCTGTGTGA
- a CDS encoding SAF domain-containing protein, protein MWLVSSAGDRTDVVMLARDVAYGTTLTADDLTTTAVAVDASVATVGAEGASSLVGQVANADLAAGTLLAPSDVAPAGPPGPGEALVPLPATAERLPATGLRPGDRLLVVDTPTQAADPPTERPETFEVVVARVGAPDLNGVSVIDVVAAADDGPALAARAATGRFALVLLSHEEP, encoded by the coding sequence GTGTGGCTCGTCTCGTCGGCCGGTGACCGGACCGACGTGGTGATGCTCGCGCGCGACGTCGCGTATGGCACCACCCTCACGGCCGACGACCTGACGACGACAGCCGTCGCCGTCGACGCGTCCGTTGCGACCGTGGGCGCCGAGGGGGCTTCCAGCCTTGTCGGCCAGGTCGCCAACGCCGATCTCGCCGCCGGCACGCTGCTCGCCCCGAGCGACGTTGCGCCAGCTGGACCACCCGGCCCGGGCGAGGCGCTCGTCCCCCTTCCCGCGACGGCAGAGCGCCTGCCGGCGACCGGGCTACGGCCGGGTGATCGCCTGCTTGTCGTCGACACCCCGACGCAGGCGGCCGACCCACCCACGGAGCGGCCCGAGACCTTCGAGGTCGTGGTGGCCCGGGTGGGCGCGCCTGACTTGAACGGTGTCAGCGTCATCGACGTCGTCGCGGCCGCCGACGACGGCCCGGCGCTCGCCGCGCGTGCCGCGACGGGCCGGTTCGCCTTGGTCCTCCTCTCGCACGAGGAGCCCTGA
- a CDS encoding CpaF family protein: MTEDLRTPRRNGHLSPAALPALLDGERVSARSVDPGTVRDVRRAVAEALATRLQADAVPDPAARRELARSLLAAELSARARARVASGLDPWPVETEMAVASAVMAALFGLGRLQPLVDDPLVENIEVDGCDSVWISYADGHDRKGDPVAESDAELIELLQLLAARTGADERTFTSAHPSLHLRLEDGSRLAAMAWTTPRPHVVIRRHRVKDVDLDDLVRLGTFDHTVAAFLRAAVHAGKNVVVTGLQNAGKTTLVRALANEFPPLERFATIEKEYELHLHDLPERHPRVVAMEAREGSTERDAHGRRAGEVTLTDLVTDALRMNLRRIIVGEVRGAEVLPMLEAMSTGDGSMCTLHARTAQHGIDRIVTLCLSAGISMTESFAYRLLAGSVDLVVHLTLEDESATGGPKRRFVSDVVAIEGLGESSRPATTAVFGPGPDGRAVPLHRPTFLPDLVRAGFDPRLLDGGGWLDGGGAR, encoded by the coding sequence ATGACCGAGGACCTGCGCACGCCACGGCGGAACGGTCACCTCTCCCCCGCCGCACTTCCCGCCCTGCTCGACGGTGAGCGCGTATCGGCGCGATCGGTCGACCCCGGCACGGTGCGGGACGTCCGGCGGGCAGTCGCGGAGGCGCTCGCCACCCGCCTGCAGGCGGACGCCGTTCCCGATCCGGCGGCCCGTCGCGAGCTGGCCCGTTCCTTGCTGGCAGCCGAGCTCAGCGCGCGGGCACGCGCGCGCGTCGCGTCAGGACTCGATCCATGGCCTGTCGAGACGGAGATGGCCGTCGCCTCGGCCGTCATGGCAGCGCTCTTCGGGCTCGGTCGGCTGCAGCCGCTCGTCGACGACCCGCTGGTCGAGAACATCGAGGTCGACGGGTGCGACTCCGTCTGGATCTCGTACGCGGACGGTCACGACCGGAAGGGCGACCCTGTCGCTGAGTCCGACGCCGAACTCATCGAACTTCTGCAGCTTCTTGCGGCCCGAACCGGCGCCGACGAGCGCACGTTCACCTCCGCCCACCCGTCCCTGCACCTGCGCCTCGAGGACGGCTCGCGTCTGGCGGCGATGGCGTGGACGACGCCGAGGCCGCACGTCGTCATCCGGCGGCACCGGGTCAAGGACGTCGACCTCGACGACCTCGTCCGCCTCGGCACCTTCGACCACACGGTCGCCGCCTTCCTTCGGGCTGCGGTGCACGCAGGGAAGAACGTGGTCGTGACGGGTCTGCAGAACGCCGGCAAGACGACCCTCGTGCGAGCTCTGGCCAACGAGTTCCCGCCCCTGGAGCGCTTCGCCACCATCGAGAAGGAGTACGAGCTCCACCTGCACGACCTTCCCGAGCGGCATCCGCGTGTCGTCGCGATGGAGGCGCGTGAGGGGTCGACGGAGCGCGACGCGCACGGACGGCGCGCCGGGGAGGTGACGCTCACCGACCTCGTGACCGACGCGCTCCGGATGAACCTCCGCCGCATCATCGTCGGCGAGGTCCGCGGCGCCGAGGTGCTGCCCATGCTCGAGGCGATGTCCACCGGCGACGGTTCCATGTGCACGCTCCACGCCAGGACCGCCCAGCACGGCATCGACCGCATCGTGACGCTATGCCTCTCGGCCGGCATCTCCATGACGGAGTCCTTCGCCTACCGCCTTCTCGCCGGCTCCGTCGACCTCGTCGTCCACCTCACGCTCGAGGACGAGTCCGCGACCGGCGGGCCGAAGCGCAGGTTCGTGAGCGACGTCGTCGCCATCGAGGGCCTCGGCGAATCCTCCCGTCCTGCGACCACGGCGGTTTTCGGTCCGGGTCCCGACGGTCGGGCGGTCCCGCTCCACCGGCCAACCTTCCTTCCCGATCTCGTCCGGGCCGGCTTCGACCCGCGCCTGCTCGACGGCGGTGGATGGCTCGACGGCGGTGGTGCCCGATGA
- a CDS encoding type II secretion system F family protein, translated as MTSTLLALLAGVLLPAGFVMTIAGARRSAAPRRPRPRTGAASLRGYVASRRLRLVIALAVGLAVWAVFAWPIAGVLATGTVIGLPVLLGAGTAEQRRIDRLEAIEEWTRRLSDVLVAGAGLEQAVAASAATAPEAIRSEIAALGARLAARWPPEQALRAFADDLDDASADLVVSALVLATRRRGPGLSRVLVSVADSVADEVAARRRVEAERAKPRATARAVTLITVGVVALGALNTTYVAPYRSGLGQLVLAAVAAGFVACLVWIHRLTLSPREPRFLTGPGDDPLTARWSR; from the coding sequence ATGACGTCCACCTTGCTGGCCCTGCTCGCCGGCGTGCTGCTGCCCGCCGGATTCGTCATGACGATCGCCGGTGCCCGCCGGAGCGCGGCGCCGCGGCGCCCGAGGCCCCGTACGGGCGCGGCGTCCCTGCGCGGGTACGTCGCGTCGCGGCGCCTCCGGCTGGTGATCGCGCTCGCCGTCGGGTTGGCCGTCTGGGCGGTGTTCGCGTGGCCGATCGCCGGTGTGCTGGCCACAGGAACCGTCATCGGCCTGCCCGTCCTCCTGGGTGCGGGCACCGCGGAGCAGCGCCGGATCGACCGGCTCGAGGCGATCGAGGAATGGACCCGGCGGCTGTCGGATGTCCTCGTCGCCGGCGCCGGGCTCGAGCAGGCCGTGGCAGCGTCGGCGGCCACGGCGCCGGAGGCGATCCGGTCGGAGATCGCGGCGCTCGGGGCGCGCTTGGCCGCACGCTGGCCACCGGAGCAGGCACTCCGCGCGTTCGCCGACGACCTGGACGACGCCTCGGCCGACCTGGTCGTGAGCGCCCTGGTCCTGGCGACCCGCCGCCGCGGCCCGGGCCTCTCCCGGGTGCTGGTGTCCGTTGCCGACTCCGTGGCCGACGAGGTCGCCGCGCGGCGCAGGGTGGAGGCGGAGCGCGCCAAGCCGCGCGCGACCGCCAGGGCGGTCACCCTCATCACGGTTGGCGTCGTGGCGTTGGGGGCACTCAACACGACCTACGTCGCCCCGTACCGGAGCGGCCTCGGGCAGCTGGTGCTCGCGGCGGTCGCCGCAGGATTCGTCGCGTGTCTGGTGTGGATCCACCGGCTGACGCTGTCGCCGCGGGAACCGCGATTCCTCACCGGTCCCGGGGACGACCCCCTCACCGCGAGGTGGTCCCGATGA
- a CDS encoding TadE/TadG family type IV pilus assembly protein, which translates to MPGSDRHTLPRSRTTRAASTRPRDDGSVTVELSILFPALLLLVTLLVQYGLWFHARSVALAAAQQGAAAAAAYQAPAGAGVDSATAFVAAHGSQTLLDASAAQTAQGAGTVVVEVSGRSVSLVPGMPGPVVAQSAAAPVERFTVAGAP; encoded by the coding sequence GTGCCGGGCTCCGACCGTCACACGCTCCCGCGCAGCCGAACGACGCGGGCCGCGTCGACGCGCCCGCGCGACGACGGGTCGGTCACCGTTGAGCTGTCGATCCTGTTCCCGGCACTGCTGCTGCTCGTCACGCTGCTCGTCCAGTACGGCCTCTGGTTCCACGCACGGTCGGTCGCGCTCGCTGCGGCGCAACAGGGCGCAGCCGCAGCAGCGGCCTACCAGGCGCCGGCGGGAGCGGGCGTCGACAGCGCCACGGCGTTCGTGGCGGCCCACGGTTCCCAGACGTTGCTGGACGCGTCGGCCGCCCAGACGGCACAGGGCGCCGGGACTGTCGTGGTCGAAGTCTCAGGACGGTCGGTCTCCCTGGTTCCGGGCATGCCCGGGCCGGTGGTCGCGCAGTCCGCCGCGGCACCCGTCGAGCGCTTCACCGTCGCAGGTGCGCCATGA
- a CDS encoding TadE/TadG family type IV pilus assembly protein, which produces MRARTQDRERGSVTLELAILAPALILVLGLLVLGGRVEVAASAVEQATAAAARAASLERSVAAAQIAAESAVDRETAARDIRCVTTTVEVDASGLTAPLGTSATVTVRASCTVTMADLAVPGLPGTRTITAEATSAVDRFRTR; this is translated from the coding sequence ATGAGAGCGCGAACGCAGGACCGCGAGCGCGGCAGCGTGACGCTCGAGCTCGCGATCCTCGCCCCGGCCCTGATCCTCGTACTCGGCCTGCTCGTCCTCGGCGGACGGGTCGAGGTGGCCGCGTCTGCGGTCGAGCAGGCGACGGCCGCGGCGGCGCGCGCGGCCTCCCTGGAGCGGAGCGTCGCGGCGGCGCAGATCGCCGCAGAGTCGGCCGTGGACCGGGAGACGGCTGCCCGCGACATACGGTGCGTGACGACGACGGTCGAGGTCGATGCGTCCGGTCTGACGGCGCCCCTCGGCACGTCCGCGACCGTGACCGTGCGCGCGAGCTGCACGGTGACGATGGCGGACCTCGCGGTCCCGGGGCTCCCGGGCACTCGGACCATCACCGCGGAGGCGACCTCCGCCGTCGACAGGTTCCGGACACGATGA
- a CDS encoding pilus assembly protein yields the protein MKALTWLRHRMRHEERDAGSATVFVAVTMLGLLVLCGLVVDGGAKLRATQRADRIAAEAARAAGQAVDPAALVAGDVTVDRAAAVQSAQAYLAAAGVTGTVALSPDGTAIEVDVVVTAPSVFLGLVGIESFSVTGHGRAVLVHGVTGGGT from the coding sequence ATGAAGGCGCTCACCTGGCTACGACACCGGATGCGCCACGAGGAGCGGGACGCGGGGTCGGCGACCGTGTTCGTCGCCGTGACGATGCTCGGCCTCCTGGTGCTCTGCGGACTCGTGGTCGACGGCGGGGCCAAGCTGCGCGCCACACAACGGGCCGACCGCATCGCGGCCGAAGCTGCCCGCGCCGCCGGGCAGGCTGTGGACCCCGCCGCCCTGGTGGCCGGCGACGTCACGGTGGACCGGGCCGCGGCCGTCCAATCCGCCCAGGCGTACCTCGCGGCGGCAGGCGTCACGGGCACCGTGGCGCTCTCGCCCGATGGCACCGCCATCGAGGTCGACGTGGTGGTCACCGCGCCGAGCGTGTTCCTCGGACTCGTCGGCATCGAGTCGTTCAGCGTCACAGGCCACGGCCGGGCGGTCCTCGTCCACGGCGTCACCGGAGGTGGGACATGA